Sequence from the Vibrio alfacsensis genome:
GAAGAGTTGTTTAATCGCTTATGTACTCAATGTGGTGACTGCGTCACTGCTTGCCCGCAAAGTGTATTAAGCATGCAAGCTAATGGGCCTTGCATGGATCTCAGCCTCAACCACTGTAACTTCTGCCATCAGTGTATTACAGTTTGCCCAACGCAAGCTCTAAACATACTCAATACAACAGATACCGGTTGGCGACCAACATTCAGCCAGAGCTGCAACGCTCGTCTGTTTGGTAACTGTCAAGAGTGTGTCGATGATTGTCCTAAGCAAGCTCTAACGCTGCCCGATGACGCTACACCTGCCCTAAATGAGAGCTGTAATGGTTGCGGTGAGTGCCTATCTAGCTGTTATATTGGCGCAATCACACTGATGGAAAAGAGTTAACCCCTCACGGTTAAGAGTCAGGGAATCGCTGATGACTTTGGGATAACACCCTATTGCGTTATGCTTGTTCCCATTCATATCAAACTGTCTAATCAACATGCCAAACGACGCATTCAATACACAACTTGCAGAAGTGATTTCCGCACTAAACTCTCCAAGTTTCACGCCCAAACTGATGCGTGTAATTAGTTCATTATTGAGTTTTGATTGCGCGGTGATCCTTGGCTATCGCGAGGGCAAGCACCCCATCTATCTTTATGATTCGCTTGAGAATGAACGTGAACTTTTGTTCCAGCGTTATCTGACCACGTCATTCCAAAATGACCCGTTTTATCAAAAGCTTAACGCAAACAAAGAGCAAGGTATCTTCACGCTTAAAGACATGGTAGGTAAAAACGTTGCAAGCAAAGATCTCGACTACCAAGCCTATTGCGAACAGTTTTATAATCAAACGGGTTGGAAAGACGAACTGAGCATACTCATTGAAATAGAACCTACACGTTGGGTCATGCTCTATTTCGGCTTTATGCAAGACGACAAACGCTTCACCAAACCGCAAATTGCAAAGCTAACGGCTTATTTTTCCATCATTCAGTCCTTGTGCCAGCAGCACTGGAAGCAAACCGAATTCACGCTTTCCGAGCCGATCTTCAACCCAACCTTGCACTCCGGGCAAATGCGTGACGCCATTGAGAACGCATTGGCCTCATTCGGTCAAACCATATTGACCAAACGAGAACAAGAAATTGCCTCTTTAATCGCCCAAGGTTTTGATAGTAAAGAAATAGCAATAACGCTCAAAGTCACGGAAGGCACCGTCAAAAACCACCGAAAACGGATCTACGCTCAATTAAAAGTCGCATCACTGAGTGAACTTTTCCAACTGTTTCTCAATCACCTCATCACACAATCAAGATAACAAACCATCCCTTTAGGGATATATCTAGATTGTGCATCGGCCCTTACTCTAAATGCATTGAAATGACATTGAAGATAAAACGATGACACTGATTGAAGATTTACAAGCTCGCGGTTTGATTGCCCAAGCGAGTGATTTAGAACAAGTTCAACAACTGCTATCCGAGCCACAAACGCTTTACTGTGGCTTCGATCCAACGGCTGGCAGCCTGCATATTGGTCACCTTGTACCACTTATTATGCTAAAACGCTTTCAAGATGCTGGGCACCAAGCTATCGCTTTGATTGGCGGCGCAACCGGCATGATTGGTGATCCAAGCTTTAAAGCGACGGAGCGCAGCTTAAACTCAGAAGACGTTGTCACCGGTTGGGTGCAAGACCTTTCCAATCAAATCCAACATCTGATGAATAACCAAGTCAGCAAGCCAATGATCATGGTGAACAATGCAGATTGGGTGAAACAGATTAACGTGATCGATTTCTTCCGTGACGTAGGTAAGCATTTCTCTGTGAATACAATGATCAGCCGTGAATCAGTAAAGCAACGCTTGCAACGCCCAGACCAAGGCATCTCGTTTACCGAGTTCAGTTACGCATTGCTTCAATCTTACGACTTTGCTGAACTGAACCGCCAATACGGCTGTCGTTTGCAAATCGGTGGTAACGACCAATGGGGCAACATCGTCAGTGGTATTGATCTCACTCGCCGCCAAAACGGTGAGCAAGTATTTGGTCTAACACTGCCTTTGATCACCAAATCCGACGGCACCAAATTTGGTAAAACGGAAGGCGGTGCAGTGTGGCTTGACCCAACAAAAACGTCGCCTTATGCGTTCTACCAATTCTGGTTATCAGCAGAAGATGCGGATGTTTACCACTTCCTACGCTACTACACCTTCTTGAGCTGTGATGAGATCTCAACCATTGAGGCACAAGACAAAGAGAGCAAAGGCAAACCGCAAGCACAGCGTATTTTAGCAGAGCAAATGACGCGTTTTGTACACGGTGACGAGGGCTTAGCAAGTGCAGAGCGCATTACTCAAGCCTTGTTTAGCGGCAACGTGCAGCAACTCAGCTTAAGCGAACTTAAACAACTAGAGTTTGATGGCTTACCAAGCATGCAAAGTGCGCAGCAAGATTTGGTTGAACTGCTGATTGAGTCAAATTTGGCGAACTCAAAACGCATTGCTCGCGAACTGATTGGCAACAATGCCATTAGCGTAAACGGTGAGAAAGTTGATGCCGAAAACCCAAGTTTAAACTTCCCCCTGTTCGATCAATACTGGTTATTACAACGCGGTAAAAAGCACTTCTGCTTAGTCAAGCGTCTGGAAAAATAGCTTAAGCAAGAAAGCGAGCTCATCAAAGACCTCGCTTTTTACTCTATATGATTTGTGGTAGTGGCATGAAAACCGTCATGGAAGCAGCAAGCAAAATCAAAGCAGGCGATGCAGACTTGGTTATCGCAGCGGGCATGGAAAACATGTCGAGCACACCATACCTTGTGAGTGCTAAAAACCGTTTTGGCAGTAAAATGGGCAACCAGCAACTGGTTGATACTATGATCCATGACGGTTTAACCGATGCGTTTAACCAATACCACATGGGTATGACGGCTGAAAATGTGGCAGAGAAATACAATATCTCTCGTGAAGAGCAAGATGCCTTTGCCCTGCGTAGCCAACAGCGCGCAGTGGAAGCAATTCAACAAGGTCGTTTTACTGATGAGATCGTACCGGTGGAAGTGCAACAACGTCGTACAACCATCAGCTTCTCGGAAGATGAATACCCTCGTGGCGATGCTTCTATTGAAAGCTTATCTAAGCTAAACCCTGCATTCAAAAAAGATGGTAGCGTTACAGCAGGTAATGCATCTGGCATTAACGACGGCGGTGTGGCATTTGTGGTCGCTTCTGAGGCTGCGGTAGAAAAACATGGCCTAACGCCTCTCGCTGAAATCGTAAGTTATGGTCAAGGTGGTCTTGACCCAGCTTACATGGGGCTTGGCCCCGTTCCTGCGATTGAGCAAGCATTGCAACGTGCAGAAATGACTCTGTCTGACATGCAACTTCTTGAGCTCAATGAGGCATTCGCTGCACAAGCACTCGGCGTAATGCACGGTTTGAGTGAGAAATACGGTTTACCACTTAGCTCGTTTGACAACAACACTAACGTTAATGGTGGTGCAATCGCACTAGGGCATCCTTTGGGTGCATCAGGTGGCCGAATTCTTACCACGCTCATCTATGAAATGGAAAAGCGTGAACTGCAATATGGCTTGGCCTCTCTATGTATTGGTGGCGGTATGGGTACTGCTATTGTGATCAAGAAGCTCTAGCCCCATTTAGGCTCGCATAAGGATGTGCGGGCCTTTACAACGACATCTTCTTAAGTAAATCCATATCATCATCCATTCATCCGCCTTTCCAGCCACCAGAGCCCAATAGATTTAGTACATCTTGTGCGGTGTATTAGCAGGCTTGATCGACCACTTATCAGTCCTTGATGCACAACGTCAGCAACGCATGACGCAAGACCGTCAGCTTGCAGCCAAATTACAAACGGCCCAAGTTACGGTGGCATTGTACAAATCACTTGGTGGAAATTGGGCTCTAGAACCAAACCCCAAAGTAGAAAACATATGAGCTTGTTACCTATAGCTATACCGATATAACCATATAACCATATAACCATATAACCATATAACCATATAAGCTCAAGATATTGATCACGAAATGTCTTGGTATTCGAGCCGTTATATTCTTGGGTAAACGAATCTAGCGGCTCATTTTCAATTGCGCATAACCTTTGAACAACAACCGGACTTAGTTCAAATTCACCAATATGAAACTGGATGTTATTTAGACAAGTCAGTATGGTTACTCATTCAGCATACGGTTTATGCACATTACAAAGGACATTGCCTCACATTACTTCAACAGGACACAAACGAACACAAGTAGGCAGAACAAGACACAACAGGAGTAGTTATGGATTTCATTGACGGTGTATTGCACATCGAATCATTTTTGGCCGTCACCCTAGGCATCGTCGTGCTGTTTTTAGGAAAACGCCTTACCCAGGCCAGTCACTTTTTGAGAGAGTTCAGCATTCCCGAACCGGTTTCAGGTGGCATATTAGTGTCTATTCTTTTTGCTGTGATTCACTATGTGACCCACATTGATGTTCAGTTTAATCTCGCGACTCGCGATCTACTGTTGGTGTATTTTTTTACCACAATTGGTATCAATGCCAGCCTGCAAGATCTATTCAAAGGAGGGAAACCTCTCATCATTCTACTCTCGGTCACCATCGGCTACATGCTGATACAAAACCTAACCGGAATTGGCATTGCGACCATGCTTGGTCAACCAGAAGCGGTAGGCTTACTTAGTGGCACCGTCTCTTTAATTGGTGGTCATGGAACCGCAATTGCTTGGTCGCCAAGAATCGCTGAAATATTTGATCTCGATACCGCAATGGAAATCGGAATCGCCAGTGCGACATTTGGTTTAATTCTCGCCAGTCTAATGGGGCCAATCGCGAAATACCTGATCAACAAGCACAACCTCAAGCCTGCGACAGTGGAAGAAATGGACGTCGGTACAGCCCAAGATGAACCGCAACCCTCTATCAACGCTTATGATTTCTTGGATGCGATGTTGGCTATTCATGTTTGTATCATTCTTGGTGCAGTGCTAAACGAGGGAGTCAGTAGCCTTGGTCTAGAACTGCCTCTATTTGTGACATGTCTTTTTGCGGGTATTCTCATTTCAAACCTGATTCCTGCATCTTATCCTCGTTTAACAGGGACACGCTGGCCTGCTAGAAAACCCGCTATCGCGCTGATTGCTGACATGGCATTAGGTGCTTTTCTCGCCATGTCTTTGATGAGTATGCAGTTATGGGCGTTAGTCGATTTAGCTGGCCCTATCTTCATCATCCTTGGGGCACAATTTTTGGTGGCAGTGTGTATCGCGGTCTTTGTTGTATTTCCACTCATGGGTAAAAACTATGACGCTGCGGTGGTGTGTTCTGGTTTTGGTGGTATCTCATTGGGCTCAACCCCAACCGCGATGGCAAACATGTCTGCCGTTGCACAAAAATACGGGAATTCACACCAAGCATTTATCATTGTGCCGTTAGTGTGCGCTTTCTTTATCGATTTAGCTAACGCGTTGATCATTCCATATTTTATTGGCTGGATCAGTTAGCCTTACTCAGAAAAATACGGTTTGCCAGAAACGGCGAATACCGTGACTTTACTGATGCTCATAGATAGAGAGGCCATATGTTAGCCTCTCTATAATTTATTAAAATAGTGCTAACACTTTGTACCACTCTCAGTAGTATAATGTGCTTCCTGAAATATTTTGTTACGTAGTTGGTAACCTTTGAGAAGAAGCATGAATAACAGCAGATGGGCAGGTATGTTCGTCGGCACAATCTTTTTAATCAGTACGTTAGTTCTATTTGGTTCTACCGTTCATTCTGCTTGGTACAAGATTCCACTTGAAGCCGTAAATGGTATTGCTTTTACGCTCGCTTTTGGTCTTGGTCTAAATCACATTCTTGCTTATGTCGCTGCGTTTGTTACATTAATTGCGTTGTTCTACCTCGGTTATGTTTTTGGGTATCGAATCCATCATAAGCTTAGGCGCTAAAACAAGCTTAAATTATTGAAAGCACAAAGGAGCGATGGTTCGCTCCTTTTATGGATTTAAAACCATATACCCAAGAGACTTCAAGGTGCAGGATTCAGAGCGGGCTGAACCTAGCATATCGAGGTTACTTGGGCATATTATGACTGCATCAAATGGTAGACTCGCAACGACGTTGCCATCGCGTTCAAATCACTGCCTAAAAACTCAATTGTTACCGGTTTATTGGCCAACAACGTCAAACTAGAATCACTAAACTTACCATCTGTATCGCACTCCAAGTGAACGAAGAACGCAGGCTTATCTGCAACGAGCGTGACTTTGTTGGTTTCAATTGTTACTTCAATCTTCGTTCTTTCCATTGGCAACGTTTTTAGTTCATGAGAACTAAACCAAGTGTTGGTGATTTTATCTTGAGCCACTTGCGCTTCTACATAGAAGAACCCCGATTTCAATTCAGAAGAATCAAATGATTCATCCAACTGCCAAATGACGGTATTACTGTCACTAGAAACCGAGTGTTCTAGTGGCCAAGTCTGCTTCACTTCACCCTGCCAATTCACCCAATGCAATTGTGCACTTACATCAACTGAATCTTTGGCGTCATTAAGTAAATGCAGGCTCAGCTTGCCAGTATGCTCCGAGAACACCAAGTACTGAGGCGCAAAGAAGCGCTTAGCATGGTAATGCAATTGCTTCCAACGGCCGCTGTATTCGAGGCTCGACCAAGAACTTACTGGCCAGTTATCGTTGAGTTGCCAATACAGCATGCCTCTGCATACCGGAGAGATTGCACGCCAATGATCACAAGCCGTTTTTATGGCCACAGCCTGCTGCACTTGGCTGAGGTATAGCATCTGTTCAAAGCCAGAAGGAAAACGGAAGTAACGAGTGAACATCTCGGTGATAATACTATTACCTCGTGGGTTCTTCTGATGCTGTTCAAACGTTGGCGAGGTAACGTTCCAATCTTGCTCTGGCACAAACTGTTTCGTCTCTGCAAACGAGGGCCAGGATTGAAAACCGAATTCAGAACAAAAACGCGGATTAATATTTAAATAAGCGTTAAACGATTTTCCTGAATGCCACACATCCCAAAAATGCATGTCACCTTTGCTATCGTCATGCCATGCGTCGCCAAAGTCTAGCTCGCCATTACAAGGAGAACTCGGCCAAAAACGACGTGAATCATCTTGCTGACCAATCACTTGTTCTACCATCCGATTCAAGCGATCGTAGTTCACCGTGTATTTTACTTTGTTGTGTTTAGATTCGTCATACCAACCAATCGCACCAATGACCTCATTATCACCACACCACAAGGCAATCGACGGGTGCTCTTTCAATCGAGGGATCTGAAAACGCAGTTCTTGCTCCACATCTTTGAGAAACGCGTCATCGGATGGGTAGAGCGAACACGCGAACATCATGTCCTGCCACACAAGCAGACCTAACTCGTCACACAAGCTATAGAAAGTTTCGCTTTCATATTGACCACCACCCCAAACACGGATCATGTTCATGTTGGCATCGACAGCACTTTGTAACAGGTTACGATAACGACCATCACACTCACGTCCTGGCATCGCATCAACCGGGATCCAGTTCGCCCCTTTGGCATTAATGGGAACGCCATTCACAACAAATTCCATCGCAGAGCCGTGCTCATCGGCCTGATTATTCAAACTCAATTGACGCAAACCAAGCTTACGAGACAGTTTCTGTTCACCACATGAAACCGATATCTTGTACAGGTTGGCTTCACCATAGCCTGCAGGCCACCAAAGTAGAGGCTCGAGGACATGGCATTGAAAGTGATAGTGACCACTTCCCTCTGTATGCATCGATTGAGTCATACCATCTAGCTCAACGAAGACTTCATGGCTCTGATTCTCGGTTTCTACCTCCACCAGCACATCGACAATAACACTGCCATCTGCTTGCCAGTTTTGCTCTGTTGAAAAGCCTTTTAGCCACAACTCATTGACGACATCGATTTGGATTGGGTCATAAATACCCGACACCATCAAACAAATACCCCAATCCCAACCAGAGTGACATTGCGTTTTACGAATCAAGTTCATATGAGGAATTTGGTTGTTCCCCATCGCGGATGGTATTGGAAACGGTAGATTTTTCGCACGCTCCTCGCCCTCCAAATCAACCCTTGCGAATTCAACACGAATGGTATTCGTCCCATGTGTTAAATACGGTTTAATGTCGACTCGTTGCTGGGCAAACATGTTGCTGCAAGTCAGTACTTGCTCATCGTTAATGAAGAAAGTGGCAAGCGTGTCGACGCGCGTTAATGTCATCCACACTTGCTTGGCGGACAACACCGAGGCTTCCACTTCAAATTGGCGAGAAATGTGCCAATCACATTGTTCAATCCAACGAACTTTCGCTTCATTATCCGCAAAGTATGGGTTGGGAATGAGCTCTGCCTGCAATAACGCGGAAACGTTATCACCGGGCAGTGTCATTACAATATCGATGTCTGGGCGTTGCGGCGAGGTAAGTTGCCACAATCCATTGAGTTCAAAATGAGCCATAGGGTAAGACCTTTAGTTTTTATTAGAACAGGTTGGCTCAATGTAATCTTGAGGTGTCCCTACAAGAATAAGGGGAATGCAATTTACACAATAAATGCGGCGTACTTCACGCAATAGTTTTCACATTTAGAATCAACGCGTCATTTTAAGTCATCACAATTAATCCCGATCTGCGGTTATATTGCTCGGCTCAACGTGCTAGTATTAGCGGCTTTTTGATCATCCTCACACTTTTATACTCAGTTGTGTTGAGGGAAATACACGGCTTCCGAGCCCTAAAAAGCGAAGTAATTATGTCGAATATGACGAATGCCGCCTCCCATGCACCCATTCAGGAGGCAGACTATTCCGCCATCCATCCCCCGTCCCTGATCAAGCGTCTTGAACTCACTAACCCAGTCTTTTGGTTAAGTGGAAGCTTCCTTTCTGTTTTCGTTCTACTTGCTCTGACAGATGCAAAATCACTGACTCACATGGTCAATGCAGGCTTTGGCCTTGCAACTCAATACTTCGGAGCCTTTTGGCAAGTATTGCTGCTCCTCAATTTTCTTATTGGCTTGGCCATTGCTCTTGGCCGTACTGGTTACGTACGCTTAGGTGGCATCGCGAGGCCTGAAATCGACACATTCAAATGGCTGTCGATTGTACTTTGTACCCTACTTGCTGGGGGCGGCGTTTTCTGGGCAGCCGCAGAACCTATCGCCCACTTTGTTTCTGCTCCGCCTCTGTATGGCGAAGCCTCTCCTAAAGCTTCTGCCATTAATGCGCTCTCTCAGTCTTTTATGCATTGGGGCTTCCTTGCTTGGGCGATTCTAGGTTGCCTTTCTTCTGTAGTTTTAATGCATCTGCATTACGATAAAGGGCTACCACTAAAACCGCGCACTCTGCTCTATCCTGTATTTGGTGACAGAGCCATTAATGGTTGGATTGGCGATGTTGCCGATGCTTGTAGCATCATTGCGGTTGCGGCGGGCACAATTGGCCCTATTGGCTTCTTAGGTCTTCAAATCAGTTATGCGTTGAATTCACTGTTTGGTTTACCCGATACCTTTGTGACACAAACGTTGGTGATTGTTGCCGCTATTCTCATGTATACCTTATCTGCGCTAAGTGGCGTGAGCAAAGGGATTCAAATTATTAGTCGCTATAACATCGTGCTATCTGCGGCGCTTATTGGCTACATTTTGCTCTTTGGCCCAACGAGCTTTATTGTTGATGGTTACGTACAAGGCGTTGGACGAATGGTGGACAACTTTTTCCCGATGGCCTTATATCGTGGTGACACCGAATGGCTAAGTTGGTGGACCGTCTTCTTCTGGGGATGGTTTATCGGCTATGGTCCAATGATGGCGATTTTCATTGCACGTATCTCACGTGGTCGTACTATTCGTCAATTGATTCTCTCTATTAGCGTTGCAGCACCGCTCATCACCTGCTTCTGGTTTAGCATTGTTGGCGGCAGTGGCCTTGCGTTCGAATTAGAGAATCCAGGCTTAATTTCTTCAGCTTTCGAGGGCTTCAACTTACCCGCCGTTCTGTTAGCGATAACATCAGAGTTGCCATTCCCTATGGTGATTTCAATTCTGTTCTTAATCCTTACCACAACATTTATTGTCACCACTGGTGATTCCATGACCTACACCATCAGCGTCGTGATGACGGGTTCAACCGAACCAAAAGCGATTATTCGTGCCTTTTGGGGCGTGATCATGGGGGCAGTCGCAATCACATTGATATCAATGGGGTCTGGCGGAATTTCAGCCTTGCAATCTTTCATTGTGATCACGGCGGTTCCTGTCTCATTTATTCTATTGCCAAGCATTTGGAAAGCACCAAGCATCGCCAACCATATGGCAAAAGAGCAAGGGTTGATTTAAGCCCTCGTTTACAATATCCACAGAGCCCTTGATTGGGCTCTTTCTTACCCAGAACAAATCCTCAAATCCAACTATTTTAATATCTGACACCATTTATTAATCTTGTAAACACAACAATAGTGCCCCGTTTAAGGTCTCTACTTTCGCCAAGAAAATGGGCGATAACACACAAATTCTTAATAAATGTAAATCCATAATAAGCCACATCACCTTAGTGAGTTTTCTCTCGTCACAAATTAATCGTTTGATTAAATATTGATTAATTTTTCACATGTCGCATAAGAAATCAGCGGCTTATAATTAATCAAATGTTTAATATTTAGTGAGGCAGTAGTGACGGAAGCTAATCGGCGAGCAGGTAGGCCTACCCAAAAAATCGATGCGCGAGAAAGCCTAATTTTCCAAGCACGAGAACTTTTCACCATTCTGGCTTATGACAAGGTCTCGACACGTTTGGTCGCACAAAAAGCCGGCGTTAATGTCGCGATGATTCGCTACTACTTTGGCAATAAGGAAGGACTATTTGAAACCATGTTGAGAGATACACTCTCCCCCATGCAAAAGCAGATGCAAGCATTGGTTGCAGACAGCTCAGAGAAAAATTTCCTCGATCTAATGCGAACCTACTATCGTGAGATGATCAAAGTCCCCCAATTCCCGCGCTTGATTTCTCAAGTCATGCATATGCCCCCATCCAAAACTCAACGCAAACTGCTAGAAAAAGTCTTTGCAGATATCAGTCAACCGATGCAAGGCATTATTTTCGATAAGTTGGTTGATAGTGGTGTATTGCGAAAAGGAGCAGATCCTAAACTTTGCCGAGTTTCATATATCAGTTTAATGGTGTTTCCATTTATGGCACCACCTGCTCTACTTTCGATGCATGGTATTGAACTTAATGAAGATTTTTAAACCGCTTATTCGAACACAACATACAATTGATGAAACATGGATTTCTAGACTCGGGCAATCAATATGAAAATGAGTAAAACTGCTGTTCTTCCCTGCCCTAGCGGTCGGGGTCGTCATTCTATTCTTAGCAATAGCACTAAAGCCCGACTTGCCGACCAAACCAGCAGGCGATCGTGCGCGTTTAGTCGAAACCATTCCGTTAGAACTAAAAGCCATTGCACCTGAAGCGATCGGATTTGGAAAAATCACGCCAAAAGTAGAATGGAAAGCCATTGCCGAAGTGACAGGCAAAGTCGTCTTTCGTCACCCGCAACTAGAAAAAGGCCAAGTGCTTCAAGCAGGGAGTGAAATCTTACGAATTGATCCTCTCGATTACGAACTGAAACTGGTGCAAGCGCAAGCCGACTTAAAATCTGCTCAAACCTCTTTGGCTAAGCTAACTCAAGAAGAAACCAACTTAAAAAGCACTCTCAAGATTGAAGCTAACCGCTTGGTTATTGCCAATAAAGAGTTGGCGCGCAAACAGAATCTACGCAAAAAAGGCTTAACTTCCCAATCCGATGTGGATCAACAAGAACAAAGTGCCCTTTCTCAGCAAAAGTTGGTACTGGATATCGAAAACCAAATTGGTTTAATGCCCGATGAAAAACGCGTTGCGGAAGCTCTCGTCAAAGTCAACGCATCTAAAGTCGATGAAGCTCAGCGTTCACTCGCCAAAACCATCATCACATTGCCGTA
This genomic interval carries:
- a CDS encoding 4Fe-4S binding protein, which gives rise to MKPDSIELAIELNEMNSSRRGFFRAVSRGVTQSIEEPMAVINASRPLGAVEEELFNRLCTQCGDCVTACPQSVLSMQANGPCMDLSLNHCNFCHQCITVCPTQALNILNTTDTGWRPTFSQSCNARLFGNCQECVDDCPKQALTLPDDATPALNESCNGCGECLSSCYIGAITLMEKS
- a CDS encoding LuxR family transcriptional regulator codes for the protein MPNDAFNTQLAEVISALNSPSFTPKLMRVISSLLSFDCAVILGYREGKHPIYLYDSLENERELLFQRYLTTSFQNDPFYQKLNANKEQGIFTLKDMVGKNVASKDLDYQAYCEQFYNQTGWKDELSILIEIEPTRWVMLYFGFMQDDKRFTKPQIAKLTAYFSIIQSLCQQHWKQTEFTLSEPIFNPTLHSGQMRDAIENALASFGQTILTKREQEIASLIAQGFDSKEIAITLKVTEGTVKNHRKRIYAQLKVASLSELFQLFLNHLITQSR
- the tyrS gene encoding tyrosine--tRNA ligase, with amino-acid sequence MTLIEDLQARGLIAQASDLEQVQQLLSEPQTLYCGFDPTAGSLHIGHLVPLIMLKRFQDAGHQAIALIGGATGMIGDPSFKATERSLNSEDVVTGWVQDLSNQIQHLMNNQVSKPMIMVNNADWVKQINVIDFFRDVGKHFSVNTMISRESVKQRLQRPDQGISFTEFSYALLQSYDFAELNRQYGCRLQIGGNDQWGNIVSGIDLTRRQNGEQVFGLTLPLITKSDGTKFGKTEGGAVWLDPTKTSPYAFYQFWLSAEDADVYHFLRYYTFLSCDEISTIEAQDKESKGKPQAQRILAEQMTRFVHGDEGLASAERITQALFSGNVQQLSLSELKQLEFDGLPSMQSAQQDLVELLIESNLANSKRIARELIGNNAISVNGEKVDAENPSLNFPLFDQYWLLQRGKKHFCLVKRLEK
- the gltS gene encoding sodium/glutamate symporter, with amino-acid sequence MDFIDGVLHIESFLAVTLGIVVLFLGKRLTQASHFLREFSIPEPVSGGILVSILFAVIHYVTHIDVQFNLATRDLLLVYFFTTIGINASLQDLFKGGKPLIILLSVTIGYMLIQNLTGIGIATMLGQPEAVGLLSGTVSLIGGHGTAIAWSPRIAEIFDLDTAMEIGIASATFGLILASLMGPIAKYLINKHNLKPATVEEMDVGTAQDEPQPSINAYDFLDAMLAIHVCIILGAVLNEGVSSLGLELPLFVTCLFAGILISNLIPASYPRLTGTRWPARKPAIALIADMALGAFLAMSLMSMQLWALVDLAGPIFIILGAQFLVAVCIAVFVVFPLMGKNYDAAVVCSGFGGISLGSTPTAMANMSAVAQKYGNSHQAFIIVPLVCAFFIDLANALIIPYFIGWIS
- a CDS encoding beta-mannosidase; the encoded protein is MAHFELNGLWQLTSPQRPDIDIVMTLPGDNVSALLQAELIPNPYFADNEAKVRWIEQCDWHISRQFEVEASVLSAKQVWMTLTRVDTLATFFINDEQVLTCSNMFAQQRVDIKPYLTHGTNTIRVEFARVDLEGEERAKNLPFPIPSAMGNNQIPHMNLIRKTQCHSGWDWGICLMVSGIYDPIQIDVVNELWLKGFSTEQNWQADGSVIVDVLVEVETENQSHEVFVELDGMTQSMHTEGSGHYHFQCHVLEPLLWWPAGYGEANLYKISVSCGEQKLSRKLGLRQLSLNNQADEHGSAMEFVVNGVPINAKGANWIPVDAMPGRECDGRYRNLLQSAVDANMNMIRVWGGGQYESETFYSLCDELGLLVWQDMMFACSLYPSDDAFLKDVEQELRFQIPRLKEHPSIALWCGDNEVIGAIGWYDESKHNKVKYTVNYDRLNRMVEQVIGQQDDSRRFWPSSPCNGELDFGDAWHDDSKGDMHFWDVWHSGKSFNAYLNINPRFCSEFGFQSWPSFAETKQFVPEQDWNVTSPTFEQHQKNPRGNSIITEMFTRYFRFPSGFEQMLYLSQVQQAVAIKTACDHWRAISPVCRGMLYWQLNDNWPVSSWSSLEYSGRWKQLHYHAKRFFAPQYLVFSEHTGKLSLHLLNDAKDSVDVSAQLHWVNWQGEVKQTWPLEHSVSSDSNTVIWQLDESFDSSELKSGFFYVEAQVAQDKITNTWFSSHELKTLPMERTKIEVTIETNKVTLVADKPAFFVHLECDTDGKFSDSSLTLLANKPVTIEFLGSDLNAMATSLRVYHLMQS
- a CDS encoding BCCT family transporter; translation: MSNMTNAASHAPIQEADYSAIHPPSLIKRLELTNPVFWLSGSFLSVFVLLALTDAKSLTHMVNAGFGLATQYFGAFWQVLLLLNFLIGLAIALGRTGYVRLGGIARPEIDTFKWLSIVLCTLLAGGGVFWAAAEPIAHFVSAPPLYGEASPKASAINALSQSFMHWGFLAWAILGCLSSVVLMHLHYDKGLPLKPRTLLYPVFGDRAINGWIGDVADACSIIAVAAGTIGPIGFLGLQISYALNSLFGLPDTFVTQTLVIVAAILMYTLSALSGVSKGIQIISRYNIVLSAALIGYILLFGPTSFIVDGYVQGVGRMVDNFFPMALYRGDTEWLSWWTVFFWGWFIGYGPMMAIFIARISRGRTIRQLILSISVAAPLITCFWFSIVGGSGLAFELENPGLISSAFEGFNLPAVLLAITSELPFPMVISILFLILTTTFIVTTGDSMTYTISVVMTGSTEPKAIIRAFWGVIMGAVAITLISMGSGGISALQSFIVITAVPVSFILLPSIWKAPSIANHMAKEQGLI
- a CDS encoding efflux RND transporter periplasmic adaptor subunit; amino-acid sequence: MLFFPALAVGVVILFLAIALKPDLPTKPAGDRARLVETIPLELKAIAPEAIGFGKITPKVEWKAIAEVTGKVVFRHPQLEKGQVLQAGSEILRIDPLDYELKLVQAQADLKSAQTSLAKLTQEETNLKSTLKIEANRLVIANKELARKQNLRKKGLTSQSDVDQQEQSALSQQKLVLDIENQIGLMPDEKRVAEALVKVNASKVDEAQRSLAKTIITLPYDLRISEVDIEQNQVVNLQQTMITAHGIDVMEVEAQLSIHDMQTLAASIGEFARDESGIPQPDMNAIHASIELNSGNLSARWPAKLARISETVDPSQATAGVILEIEQDYRMLKPTSNPPLVNGMFVRARIEGQANPSWVIPERALHGDKIYLMGEDNRLSVIKVEVLYRRDNQVIVDGKLEQGQKLILNDLLPAINGMLLKEASPDMDKSDEGSES